One genomic window of Gracilinema caldarium DSM 7334 includes the following:
- a CDS encoding sigma-54-dependent transcriptional regulator yields the protein MSDTPIAVLVLDDETRLAEEIGEYLESKGFSVYVADKPSKAFQIIHANPIQIAMVDIKLPEYDGLTFLKKLQAEQSIIETIIMSGHGDMESVIEALRLGAFDYLRKPFTSLELEAAINRISRFLDVQQNYRRFAKKCMELEDQIYSGDDLIGKSPIIIKIREEIERAAQFPDVSVLIRGESGTGKELVARSIHRKSNRSSGSFVPVNCAAIPREMFESEFFGHAKGAFTDAQTRRDGLFKAADGGTLFLDEVGEIPIELQAKLLRVLEDKRVRPVGMDREIPTDVRVIGATNRDLLEEVRQGRFRKDLYYRLNVMDMYIPPLRERSEDIPELASFFYKQASLRSGRLVEPLDETLFAILSQYYFPGNIRELKNLMERIVILGRKPSERDLMAWLDPEHCGCFKTFSEPGFNDPALHLDLPVKKVSLRAMQMQELNLEQLERNAIQVALQTSRGNLSAAARLLGITRQALDRRMKKYGLQ from the coding sequence ATGAGTGATACACCTATAGCAGTTCTTGTACTAGATGATGAAACTCGATTGGCTGAAGAAATTGGAGAATATCTTGAGTCAAAAGGATTTTCTGTATATGTAGCTGATAAGCCTTCTAAAGCATTCCAGATCATTCATGCAAATCCGATACAAATTGCCATGGTCGATATCAAGCTTCCGGAATACGATGGGCTTACCTTTTTAAAAAAACTTCAGGCAGAACAGTCCATCATTGAAACCATCATCATGAGCGGTCATGGTGATATGGAAAGCGTGATTGAAGCGCTGCGGCTTGGGGCTTTTGATTATCTCAGAAAGCCCTTTACCAGCCTGGAGCTGGAAGCGGCCATCAACAGAATTAGCCGTTTTCTGGATGTTCAGCAGAATTACCGGCGTTTTGCAAAAAAATGTATGGAATTGGAAGATCAGATCTATTCCGGTGATGATCTGATTGGGAAATCTCCTATCATTATAAAAATACGGGAAGAAATTGAACGGGCTGCCCAATTTCCTGATGTTTCTGTACTGATCCGGGGTGAGAGTGGAACCGGAAAGGAATTGGTAGCCCGGAGCATTCATCGGAAAAGTAATCGATCTTCAGGTTCCTTTGTGCCTGTGAATTGTGCTGCTATACCACGGGAAATGTTCGAAAGTGAATTTTTTGGTCATGCTAAAGGAGCCTTTACCGATGCCCAAACCAGGCGGGATGGTCTTTTTAAAGCCGCCGATGGTGGGACCCTTTTCCTTGATGAGGTCGGAGAAATCCCTATAGAGTTGCAGGCAAAATTGCTGCGAGTTCTGGAAGATAAGCGGGTTCGGCCTGTCGGGATGGATCGGGAAATCCCGACCGATGTCCGAGTCATCGGTGCGACCAATCGGGATTTACTGGAAGAAGTTCGACAAGGTCGGTTCCGTAAAGATCTTTATTACCGATTGAATGTGATGGACATGTATATTCCACCTCTTCGTGAACGTTCCGAAGATATTCCAGAATTAGCGTCCTTTTTTTACAAACAGGCCTCTCTTCGTTCCGGTAGACTTGTCGAACCTCTCGATGAGACCTTATTTGCTATCCTTTCCCAATATTATTTCCCTGGCAATATCCGGGAGCTTAAAAATTTGATGGAACGGATTGTTATCCTGGGAAGAAAACCCAGCGAAAGGGATCTGATGGCTTGGCTTGATCCAGAACATTGTGGCTGTTTTAAAACCTTTTCTGAACCAGGCTTCAACGATCCAGCTCTACACCTGGATCTTCCTGTGAAAAAGGTGTCTTTAAGGGCAATGCAGATGCAAGAATTAAATTTGGAACAGCTCGAAAGGAATGCTATTCAAGTGGCTTTGCAAACCTCCCGGGGAAATTTGTCCGCCGCTGCCCGGCTCCTTGGCATCACCCGGCAAGCCCTGGATCGGAGAATGAAAAAGTACGGACTTCAATAA
- a CDS encoding sulfurtransferase TusA family protein, with protein sequence MAEQTLDCLGEACPVPLIKTQKAMEKMAVGDVLIVNIDHSCAMKNVPDWARSVGHNVEIEEVAEGEWNIIIEKVK encoded by the coding sequence ATGGCAGAACAGACCTTAGATTGTCTTGGCGAAGCATGCCCAGTACCTCTTATCAAAACTCAGAAGGCTATGGAAAAGATGGCCGTTGGTGATGTGTTAATTGTGAATATTGATCACAGCTGTGCAATGAAGAATGTACCTGACTGGGCCCGTTCTGTTGGCCACAATGTTGAGATTGAAGAAGTCGCCGAAGGCGAATGGAACATTATTATCGAAAAGGTGAAATAA
- a CDS encoding YeeE/YedE thiosulfate transporter family protein, translating into MDEKKKYPFHEKYFKKEWSYTTGSVLLVMLALALVIVTGGSWGVTGPLGMWGGKILQFIGINADAWKGYNGSLAKYNFWKDATAITDLGIVLGAFLSVLLATQFKIKKIKSMKNVWAAVLGGLLMGIGARLSLGCNIGAFFTALPAFSLHGWVFWVSIFAGAAVGSQLLKKYFM; encoded by the coding sequence ATGGACGAAAAAAAGAAATATCCCTTTCATGAAAAATACTTTAAGAAAGAATGGAGCTATACGACGGGTTCTGTTCTGTTAGTGATGCTCGCGCTGGCCCTGGTTATTGTGACCGGTGGTTCCTGGGGTGTAACCGGTCCTCTTGGCATGTGGGGTGGAAAAATACTGCAGTTTATCGGTATTAATGCGGATGCATGGAAGGGTTATAACGGCAGTCTCGCAAAATATAATTTCTGGAAAGATGCTACAGCAATTACCGACCTGGGTATTGTATTAGGTGCCTTCCTTTCTGTTCTTTTAGCAACACAATTTAAGATTAAAAAAATTAAGAGCATGAAGAATGTCTGGGCTGCAGTCCTGGGCGGTCTGCTCATGGGTATCGGTGCCCGCCTCTCTCTGGGTTGTAATATTGGAGCATTCTTTACCGCCCTTCCTGCGTTCTCTCTTCATGGCTGGGTCTTCTGGGTTTCCATCTTTGCTGGAGCTGCAGTGGGTAGTCAATTACTGAAAAAATACTTTATGTAG
- a CDS encoding YeeE/YedE thiosulfate transporter family protein: MSDTTTSTIRRTSTRAKETPEQRARKQKIQLTAGVIVAVLLVLLGLYIQTQNPKGAFIWMIGLGFGYTLQRSRFCFTASMRDPVLTGSTELTKAVIIALALASIGYMALQMKLTGVGLENLGTDALKDATKLPGHVRAVGVHTVIGGFLFGIGAVIAGGCASGTLMRMGEGFVQQWIAIIFFIAGSVIGMVILPYVQANPILYQKAPVYLPQLLGGWVPAIIVQFGLLFMLYVLADWYGKKKAGEL; the protein is encoded by the coding sequence ATGAGTGATACAACAACTTCTACCATTCGTAGAACCTCAACGCGAGCAAAGGAAACTCCGGAACAGCGGGCCCGAAAACAGAAAATCCAGCTTACTGCTGGTGTGATTGTGGCTGTACTCCTGGTGCTTTTAGGCCTGTATATTCAGACCCAGAACCCCAAGGGTGCTTTTATTTGGATGATTGGTTTAGGCTTTGGTTATACCCTGCAGCGGTCCCGGTTCTGCTTTACCGCATCCATGCGGGATCCGGTGCTGACCGGTTCAACAGAGCTTACCAAGGCGGTCATTATCGCCCTTGCCCTCGCTTCTATCGGGTATATGGCGCTGCAGATGAAGCTCACCGGTGTCGGTCTTGAAAATCTGGGAACCGATGCCCTGAAGGATGCAACCAAGCTTCCCGGACATGTGCGGGCTGTTGGTGTGCATACGGTAATCGGCGGTTTCCTCTTCGGTATAGGGGCAGTTATTGCCGGCGGCTGTGCTTCAGGAACCCTGATGCGGATGGGTGAAGGCTTTGTTCAGCAGTGGATTGCGATCATCTTCTTTATCGCCGGCTCTGTTATTGGTATGGTGATTCTGCCCTATGTTCAGGCTAATCCGATTCTGTATCAGAAGGCCCCTGTATATTTACCCCAGCTTCTCGGCGGATGGGTACCGGCAATCATTGTTCAGTTTGGCCTGCTCTTTATGCTGTATGTATTAGCTGACTGGTACGGAAAGAAAAAGGCTGGAGAACTTTAA
- a CDS encoding NAD(P)/FAD-dependent oxidoreductase: MEKKIEHYDVVVIGGGPAGMTAALYAGRARLKTLLIEKSLIGGMATYTSEIENYPGFPEPIDGIELMKLFDKQFRRFGVDVKLTDVRSVSVECNQKIVSTFRTDYYAKAVIISTGNKPRLTGAKNEEKFLNDKGISFCATCDAARNTGKRIMVIGSGDAAIEEGMFLTKFAREVIVSVIHDEGIMDANKVAQEKALANPKMKFMWNTVVDSFEGDDTLKQVVLKNIKTGELIPVDVDTCFLFIGYVPNTKMFEGFIDMTQRGYIKTNENMETSREGFFAVGDCRDKILRQVATAVGDGAIAGFMAEKYVEELEYVQREIFEAKGLIMAFVYNAVEALDREFLARVEQVQREHKDKIQLRRIDVYKSDRIACRLDYTKTPSLIFMKDGKVLENVTDLSNLEQMISQMIAKYA, translated from the coding sequence ATGGAGAAAAAAATAGAACACTATGATGTGGTCGTTATCGGTGGAGGTCCCGCCGGAATGACCGCAGCATTGTATGCTGGGCGGGCTCGCCTTAAAACCCTGCTTATCGAGAAGTCTCTCATTGGTGGGATGGCAACCTACACCAGCGAGATTGAAAACTATCCCGGTTTCCCGGAACCTATTGATGGCATTGAGCTCATGAAGCTCTTCGATAAGCAGTTCCGCCGTTTTGGGGTAGATGTAAAACTGACCGATGTACGGTCTGTATCGGTGGAATGCAATCAGAAAATCGTTTCCACCTTCAGGACCGATTACTATGCGAAGGCGGTCATCATTTCCACAGGGAATAAGCCCCGCTTAACCGGTGCAAAAAATGAGGAAAAATTCCTGAATGATAAGGGGATTTCCTTCTGTGCTACCTGTGATGCTGCCCGCAATACGGGAAAACGTATCATGGTCATCGGTTCCGGTGATGCCGCCATCGAAGAGGGGATGTTCCTTACCAAGTTTGCCCGGGAAGTGATCGTATCGGTTATTCATGATGAAGGCATTATGGATGCCAACAAGGTTGCCCAGGAAAAAGCCCTGGCTAATCCCAAGATGAAATTCATGTGGAACACCGTGGTCGATTCCTTCGAGGGGGATGACACCTTAAAACAGGTAGTGCTGAAAAACATTAAAACCGGCGAGCTCATTCCCGTTGATGTAGATACCTGTTTCCTCTTCATCGGCTATGTACCCAATACTAAAATGTTCGAAGGTTTCATCGATATGACCCAGCGGGGGTATATCAAAACCAATGAGAACATGGAAACCAGCCGGGAAGGCTTCTTTGCGGTCGGTGACTGCCGGGATAAAATCCTCCGTCAGGTTGCAACCGCTGTTGGTGATGGTGCCATTGCGGGCTTTATGGCTGAAAAGTATGTGGAAGAGCTTGAATATGTACAGCGGGAAATTTTCGAAGCCAAAGGGCTCATCATGGCCTTTGTGTATAACGCAGTAGAAGCTCTCGATCGGGAATTCCTGGCCAGGGTAGAACAGGTTCAGCGGGAACACAAGGATAAGATCCAGCTCAGACGGATTGATGTATATAAGTCTGATCGTATCGCCTGCCGCTTGGATTATACCAAGACCCCCTCCCTTATTTTCATGAAGGATGGAAAGGTCCTGGAAAATGTAACCGATCTGAGTAATCTGGAACAAATGATTTCCCAGATGATTGCAAAATATGCATAA
- a CDS encoding P-loop NTPase yields MSAQIEKFSKMNIKHLIGVVSGKGGVGKSTISVLVAQALAARGYKTGLLDADMTGPSIPRLLGIEGLKGESDGEKIFPLEADQGIKVISVNMFLPDEDEPVIWRGPLLAGALKQFYEDVEWGELDYLVVDFPPGTSDVVLSGFQQLPLDGIVVVVTPQDFVSMIVAKSIKMALKTDVKVLGMVENMGSMICPHCGTEFSLFAQGQAREGDTLQLPVLARFPWRQELAQRGALLWNDLPQDLRVTADSLVQNIMISLQ; encoded by the coding sequence ATGAGTGCACAAATCGAGAAATTCTCAAAGATGAATATCAAGCACCTCATTGGTGTAGTCAGCGGTAAGGGCGGTGTCGGTAAATCGACCATCAGCGTGTTAGTAGCCCAGGCTCTTGCAGCCCGGGGGTATAAAACGGGCCTCCTGGATGCGGATATGACCGGTCCCAGCATCCCGCGGCTTCTGGGTATCGAAGGACTTAAGGGCGAGAGCGATGGTGAAAAAATATTCCCCCTCGAGGCAGATCAGGGAATTAAGGTCATTTCGGTAAATATGTTTTTACCCGATGAGGACGAACCGGTTATCTGGCGGGGACCTTTGCTTGCTGGTGCCCTCAAACAATTTTATGAAGACGTTGAGTGGGGCGAACTGGATTACCTCGTGGTAGATTTTCCTCCGGGAACCAGCGATGTAGTGTTAAGCGGATTTCAGCAATTACCCCTGGATGGCATTGTGGTCGTGGTAACACCCCAGGATTTTGTTTCCATGATCGTTGCAAAATCGATTAAAATGGCACTGAAAACCGATGTAAAAGTGCTTGGTATGGTCGAAAACATGGGATCTATGATTTGTCCCCACTGTGGTACTGAATTTTCTCTCTTTGCCCAAGGGCAGGCTCGGGAAGGGGATACGCTCCAGCTGCCGGTATTGGCCCGTTTCCCCTGGCGGCAGGAACTGGCTCAGCGGGGCGCCCTCCTCTGGAATGATTTGCCTCAAGATTTACGTGTTACTGCTGATAGTCTTGTACAAAATATTATGATATCCTTACAATAA